Proteins from a genomic interval of Rhipicephalus microplus isolate Deutch F79 chromosome 6, USDA_Rmic, whole genome shotgun sequence:
- the LOC119185584 gene encoding uncharacterized protein LOC119185584 isoform X2 encodes MKKMCYSLVGRFDPKHNDVMIIHSPGSTFKQTESIEYLDGMLACAVVKVTMPGSSLKKYDLRVRNSSVHMLPGQKCLQYFTIKTQGKLFQLYKEYCQYLQQRPHNNEFNCKKV; translated from the exons ATGAAAAA GATGTGCTACTCGCTAGTCGGCAGGTTTGATCCCAAGCACAATGACGTCATGATAATTCACTCTCCAG GTAGCACTTTTAAGCAAACAGAAAGTATTGAATATCTGGATGGAATGCTTGCCTGCGCAGTCGTGAAGGTGACAATGCCTGGCTCAA GCCTGAAGAAGTATGATCTGCGCGTTCGGAACTCCTCAGTTCATATGCTTCCTGGTCAAAAATGCTTACAATATTTTACAAtcaaaactcaagggaaactatTCCAGCTATACAAAGAGTATTGCCAGTACCTACAGCAGCGTCCACACAATAATGAATTCAACTGTAAGAAAGTGTAA
- the LOC119185584 gene encoding uncharacterized protein LOC119185584 isoform X1, which yields MREKHVLTTFLLVVFIVALVCGMVLWKHVPSMRDFVNTTEIIWTYYSSEPTKIECKADKKLYLSLLSIEFERSYYYKMKKMCYSLVGRFDPKHNDVMIIHSPGSTFKQTESIEYLDGMLACAVVKVTMPGSSLKKYDLRVRNSSVHMLPGQKCLQYFTIKTQGKLFQLYKEYCQYLQQRPHNNEFNCKKV from the exons ATGCGAGAAAAGCATGTTCTCACAACTTTTCTTCTCGTGGTCTTTATCGTGGCATTGGTATGCGGCATGGTTCTATGGAAACATGTTCCCAGTATGCGCGAC TTCGTAAATACGACAGAAATAATATGGACGTACTACTCAAGTGAACCTACAAAAATTGAGTGTAAGGCAGACAAAAAACTGTACCTCAGCTTGCTTTCCATTGAATTCGAACGATCTTATTACTACAAGATGAAAAA GATGTGCTACTCGCTAGTCGGCAGGTTTGATCCCAAGCACAATGACGTCATGATAATTCACTCTCCAG GTAGCACTTTTAAGCAAACAGAAAGTATTGAATATCTGGATGGAATGCTTGCCTGCGCAGTCGTGAAGGTGACAATGCCTGGCTCAA GCCTGAAGAAGTATGATCTGCGCGTTCGGAACTCCTCAGTTCATATGCTTCCTGGTCAAAAATGCTTACAATATTTTACAAtcaaaactcaagggaaactatTCCAGCTATACAAAGAGTATTGCCAGTACCTACAGCAGCGTCCACACAATAATGAATTCAACTGTAAGAAAGTGTAA